One genomic segment of Fervidobacterium pennivorans includes these proteins:
- the cmr6 gene encoding type III-B CRISPR module RAMP protein Cmr6, whose product MTEPTQEKNNTEVVKNKSLYWDKIIYEKSRQYIIGNFKKNDIIKEIVKNMEFDDTIIQAIKSLSERRNNIVKNYSKKHILIDGTFKLRTKLLLGSGLPSLIEVGIHLSRNYGIPVIPATSIKGAFAHYLLEKMEEDKTITEELYKKIFGTDLNNPRENQRGLVIFLDALPQGDMRIEIDLINNHFQPYYMKQDNPPNDWYSPVPVQYIVVGASTYRFTILLDKESNFTEEEKNKIKTEFKNMLKLYGIGAKTNYGYGRFEPQAEN is encoded by the coding sequence ATGACTGAACCAACACAAGAGAAGAACAATACCGAAGTAGTGAAAAACAAAAGTTTGTACTGGGATAAAATAATCTACGAAAAGTCTCGCCAATATATAATTGGAAATTTCAAGAAAAATGACATAATTAAAGAGATTGTCAAAAACATGGAATTTGATGACACAATCATCCAGGCGATAAAATCACTTAGTGAACGCAGAAACAACATAGTAAAAAATTACAGTAAAAAACACATACTTATCGACGGAACATTTAAACTAAGAACTAAACTACTTCTTGGAAGTGGTTTACCATCGTTGATAGAAGTAGGCATACATCTATCAAGAAACTATGGAATACCAGTCATACCAGCAACATCAATAAAAGGTGCTTTTGCTCATTACCTCTTAGAAAAAATGGAAGAAGACAAAACAATAACAGAAGAACTTTACAAAAAAATCTTCGGAACAGATTTAAACAACCCTAGAGAGAACCAGCGAGGATTAGTGATATTTCTCGATGCGCTCCCACAAGGAGATATGAGAATTGAGATTGACTTAATAAACAATCATTTCCAGCCTTATTACATGAAACAAGACAATCCGCCAAACGATTGGTATAGCCCTGTTCCAGTTCAATACATTGTCGTAGGAGCATCAACTTACAGATTTACAATACTATTAGACAAAGAAAGTAACTTCACAGAGGAAGAAAAGAACAAAATAAAAACTGAATTCAAAAACATGCTAAAACTCTATGGAATAGGTGCTAAAACAAACTACGGATACGGGAGATTCGAGCCTCAAGCAGAAAATTAA
- the cmr5 gene encoding type III-B CRISPR module-associated protein Cmr5, translated as MTELIKKAVECVSEIYRTSSKEDKDKYLSTVKGLCSMIIQNGLYGTILFLKVKEHDKLIEHLDALIEIQTGEKNFSQKVINGTAEQNSKYFKIQYAALEGVKWLRRYADIYLGGEEND; from the coding sequence ATGACAGAACTAATCAAAAAAGCAGTGGAATGTGTAAGTGAAATATACAGAACAAGCTCAAAAGAAGATAAAGACAAATACCTTAGCACAGTCAAGGGTTTATGCAGTATGATTATTCAGAACGGTCTATATGGTACGATACTCTTCCTAAAGGTTAAAGAGCATGACAAACTAATAGAACACCTTGATGCTCTTATAGAAATACAAACCGGTGAGAAGAACTTTTCTCAAAAAGTTATCAACGGTACCGCCGAGCAGAACTCGAAATACTTCAAAATACAATATGCAGCACTCGAGGGGGTGAAATGGCTTAGAAGATACGCTGACATCTATCTTGGAGGTGAAGAAAATGACTGA
- the cmr4 gene encoding type III-B CRISPR module RAMP protein Cmr4 yields MENKNSENKKLEKLVVTMYAESQIHAGKGMDVGIVDLPIQRERTTGFPIIQGIKGSLRANLKFGEKTEKLIFGSDPSVSDESTPGQIAFSEAKILLFPVRHREKLFVWVTSPLVLIRFLREIGKEKLINEIKGLNINDSTALVIEEDQTEIMLEDFKFKAVKNGRLKEIAEIISKNVATVDYIKDKLKTDVVLVNDKIFSAIVETMTEIIPRIRIDKNTGTVATGALWYEEYLPQDTVMYFVARKTLYGNGKAQETGNEDIVRKLKDAVDNAVINIGGKETVGKGLVALKVVNGQ; encoded by the coding sequence ATGGAAAACAAAAACTCGGAAAACAAAAAACTTGAGAAACTTGTTGTTACCATGTATGCTGAATCACAAATCCACGCAGGAAAAGGTATGGATGTTGGAATCGTAGACTTACCAATCCAAAGAGAAAGAACCACAGGCTTCCCAATAATTCAAGGCATCAAAGGTTCGCTCAGGGCAAATTTAAAATTCGGAGAAAAAACAGAGAAACTCATTTTTGGCAGCGACCCTTCAGTTTCAGACGAATCAACCCCAGGACAAATCGCATTTTCCGAAGCGAAAATCTTACTCTTCCCAGTAAGACACCGTGAAAAACTATTTGTATGGGTAACCTCGCCACTTGTATTAATAAGGTTCTTGAGAGAAATTGGAAAAGAAAAATTAATCAATGAAATTAAAGGTTTGAATATTAATGATTCAACAGCTCTCGTCATTGAAGAGGATCAGACTGAAATAATGCTTGAAGACTTCAAATTCAAAGCGGTAAAGAATGGAAGATTGAAAGAAATTGCGGAAATCATCTCAAAAAACGTAGCTACAGTTGATTACATAAAAGACAAACTCAAAACAGATGTGGTTCTCGTAAATGACAAAATATTCTCTGCAATCGTTGAAACAATGACAGAAATCATTCCAAGAATCAGAATCGACAAAAACACAGGGACAGTTGCTACTGGAGCACTTTGGTACGAAGAATATTTACCACAAGATACAGTAATGTATTTTGTTGCAAGAAAAACACTATATGGAAATGGAAAAGCACAAGAGACAGGCAATGAAGATATAGTTCGAAAGCTAAAGGACGCAGTTGATAACGCAGTTATAAACATTGGTGGAAAAGAAACAGTTGGAAAAGGATTAGTTGCACTAAAGGTGGTGAATGGACAATGA
- the cmr3 gene encoding type III-B CRISPR module-associated protein Cmr3: MSKEYYFVYFEPEEWIAFREVKQFGSGSYAQTVYPSPYPFYGAVRSAILKAHGIELQYHKKPNIPKQLQELVGDENNPGRIKLIGPFIYSEENGQKKHYFPAPKNVYLKQDNGEKQYKRMQYFEIETKVGNFTLKGLAWIPEMTNIEPVEEAYIELRELEKYKQGQSFKLSSPKNFIIESKVGIALEKDYKKVKESMLYTMNVYRFKNGGFFMITDSEETVQELTKLEGVFLGAKQRWARISVEKVTTTLFDKLENTNHEQTAIMLITPAIYDEGIAPYDLKFGNSQILAIASGKRMVISGWDYAFGRPKPIYHAVASGTVYYLDSIPSETEVITKSKHNLFGFGSFIYTTYEKFKANI; encoded by the coding sequence ATGAGCAAAGAATACTATTTTGTTTACTTCGAACCTGAAGAATGGATAGCATTTCGTGAGGTCAAACAGTTTGGTTCGGGTAGTTATGCACAAACAGTGTATCCATCACCATATCCCTTCTATGGAGCTGTTCGTAGTGCAATACTAAAAGCCCATGGTATTGAGCTACAGTACCATAAAAAACCAAATATACCAAAACAACTTCAAGAACTCGTTGGAGATGAGAACAACCCTGGAAGAATAAAACTAATAGGTCCGTTTATTTACTCCGAAGAGAATGGTCAGAAAAAACATTACTTCCCCGCACCAAAGAATGTATATCTCAAGCAAGACAACGGAGAGAAACAGTACAAAAGAATGCAGTACTTTGAAATCGAAACAAAAGTTGGGAATTTTACATTGAAGGGTTTAGCTTGGATTCCGGAAATGACGAATATCGAACCAGTTGAAGAAGCATATATTGAACTAAGAGAACTCGAAAAATACAAACAAGGGCAGAGTTTCAAACTCAGCTCACCAAAAAACTTTATTATTGAATCAAAAGTTGGCATTGCGTTAGAAAAAGACTACAAAAAAGTCAAAGAATCAATGCTTTATACGATGAACGTATACAGATTCAAAAATGGTGGATTCTTTATGATAACTGATAGCGAAGAGACGGTTCAAGAGCTTACAAAACTTGAAGGAGTGTTCTTAGGAGCAAAACAGAGATGGGCGAGAATAAGTGTAGAAAAAGTAACCACCACACTTTTTGACAAACTTGAAAACACAAACCATGAGCAAACAGCAATAATGCTCATCACCCCAGCCATATACGATGAAGGTATCGCACCTTATGACCTCAAATTTGGAAACTCTCAAATACTTGCGATAGCTTCTGGAAAAAGGATGGTCATCTCTGGTTGGGATTACGCTTTTGGTCGTCCAAAACCTATATATCATGCAGTTGCGTCAGGTACAGTTTATTATCTCGATAGTATACCTTCAGAAACGGAGGTAATCACAAAAAGTAAGCATAACCTCTTTGGTTTTGGAAGTTTCATTTATACAACATACGAAAAATTCAAAGCTAATATTTAA
- the cas10 gene encoding type III-B CRISPR-associated protein Cas10/Cmr2: MPEINWKEKAAALLHDPVFKAFNIKSHEDLASELCRIAGVPYIRGQEDIVGSSLDRIPLPNELYGRQIRVGMDELKYFIHPISGEKITVLEQDLYSKIADANLQEKYIEELRNKIKLIRAQNTDDEKFYHALWWELGYLTDFVGFMPADTRVPNHSIIDHLEITAALQSCKKDGKIDAALVMFAIGPVQELIAQARKTVDLWAGSYLLSYLTYKAIEYIGINYGFDNIVYPYLRGNAFVYRTLQRQGVTLFTEPLMDEKIASVPNVFLAIVPAWEAKKVINMFEEVVRKSWEELASDILEKKLKNPTEKAIELKNIEEYKKQIKLFPIINSTMIPLPDNVSGVKNIIEYVTIDEKFISEFKSYISFIEFIESKGGYKINAGSFYRYVFKVLTSRLNAIKTIRYFHPYQSDEQIGAQRIPDDFGAGVRACVEVLDTVGNEVKIDYLGTVNTVKRFLRDVLVSKKLFDERITFKSVLEIALENDVNKEVSGKVKSGELELNAVETQQKLKNGYIAVLMMDGDRMGKLVSGESAPTMSKMLHDKAVQTLKEIQNNNPGENFFFDKPILTPSYQKAISRTLGIFSSLVQYVVEDEYQGMLIYAGGDDVLAILPADKVLPCANKIRKMYSGIGDIELKIGSTTYKFANGVLYKNGMPYTTMMGPTATMSAGISIINHKSPLRVAIELARKQEHRAKEKLGRSAFSIAIVRRSGQIEEVGSKWEINGMDVIQKAYELYQKSEHFKLSHRSFYKILESDLELAREDETFLELVIEYILRKSDAKSKDSEEFKRFTKELKEYAKRVFATSSISERPSNPFDLILTVGFTKRGDKRGGN; this comes from the coding sequence ATGCCAGAAATTAATTGGAAAGAAAAAGCAGCAGCCTTGCTTCATGATCCAGTCTTCAAAGCGTTTAACATAAAATCGCATGAAGACCTTGCAAGTGAGCTATGTCGCATTGCAGGTGTTCCATACATTCGAGGTCAAGAAGACATAGTTGGAAGCTCACTCGACAGAATTCCGTTACCTAATGAACTATATGGAAGACAAATTAGAGTAGGTATGGATGAGCTTAAATACTTTATTCATCCTATAAGCGGAGAAAAAATTACAGTTTTAGAACAAGACCTTTATTCAAAGATAGCAGATGCGAACTTGCAGGAAAAGTACATAGAAGAACTAAGAAACAAAATAAAACTTATAAGAGCGCAAAATACAGATGATGAAAAATTTTACCATGCACTTTGGTGGGAACTTGGTTATCTGACAGACTTTGTCGGCTTCATGCCTGCAGACACACGTGTTCCAAACCATTCAATCATTGACCACCTTGAAATAACAGCGGCATTGCAATCATGCAAAAAAGACGGAAAAATCGATGCAGCTCTTGTTATGTTCGCAATAGGACCAGTCCAGGAACTTATAGCTCAGGCTAGAAAAACAGTAGATTTGTGGGCAGGCAGTTACTTGCTTTCTTATTTGACGTATAAGGCAATTGAATATATAGGTATCAATTACGGATTTGATAATATCGTCTACCCATACTTAAGAGGAAATGCTTTTGTTTATAGAACTCTGCAAAGGCAAGGAGTTACGCTATTTACTGAACCACTCATGGATGAGAAAATAGCCTCCGTACCTAACGTATTCCTTGCAATAGTTCCGGCTTGGGAAGCAAAAAAAGTAATAAATATGTTCGAGGAAGTTGTGAGAAAATCCTGGGAAGAATTAGCAAGTGATATCTTAGAAAAAAAATTAAAAAACCCGACCGAAAAAGCAATAGAACTCAAAAATATCGAAGAATACAAAAAACAAATCAAACTATTTCCAATTATCAACTCAACAATGATTCCATTACCTGATAATGTCAGTGGAGTAAAGAATATCATAGAATACGTAACTATCGACGAAAAATTCATAAGCGAATTTAAAAGCTACATTTCATTCATTGAATTTATCGAATCAAAAGGCGGTTACAAAATAAATGCCGGTAGTTTTTATCGTTACGTGTTCAAAGTGCTAACATCAAGATTAAATGCCATAAAAACTATTAGGTATTTCCACCCGTACCAAAGTGATGAACAAATCGGAGCACAAAGAATTCCAGACGATTTTGGAGCGGGAGTAAGGGCATGTGTAGAAGTCTTAGATACAGTGGGAAATGAGGTAAAAATAGATTACCTTGGAACTGTGAATACAGTCAAAAGATTCCTCAGAGATGTATTAGTAAGCAAAAAACTTTTCGACGAGAGAATTACGTTTAAATCAGTGCTTGAAATTGCGTTAGAAAATGATGTAAACAAAGAAGTATCCGGAAAAGTTAAATCAGGAGAATTGGAATTGAACGCTGTGGAAACTCAGCAAAAGCTCAAAAACGGATACATTGCTGTTCTCATGATGGATGGAGACAGGATGGGAAAGTTGGTTTCTGGTGAAAGTGCACCAACAATGAGCAAAATGCTACACGATAAAGCAGTTCAAACTCTGAAAGAAATTCAAAATAACAACCCAGGCGAAAACTTTTTCTTTGATAAACCGATATTAACTCCTTCATATCAGAAAGCCATCTCACGAACGCTTGGAATCTTTTCTTCACTTGTTCAATACGTAGTAGAAGACGAATACCAAGGAATGCTTATTTACGCAGGTGGAGATGATGTACTTGCAATATTACCAGCCGACAAAGTGCTCCCGTGCGCAAACAAAATAAGAAAAATGTATTCTGGAATAGGAGACATTGAACTTAAGATAGGCAGCACGACATACAAATTCGCCAACGGAGTTCTTTACAAAAATGGTATGCCCTACACAACAATGATGGGACCAACTGCAACAATGAGCGCCGGGATATCGATAATAAATCACAAATCACCACTTAGAGTAGCAATAGAACTAGCACGAAAACAAGAACACAGAGCAAAAGAAAAACTTGGCAGAAGCGCATTTAGTATAGCAATAGTTAGGAGGTCAGGACAAATCGAAGAAGTTGGTTCGAAATGGGAAATAAACGGCATGGATGTTATACAAAAGGCTTATGAGCTATATCAAAAATCAGAACACTTCAAACTATCACATCGCTCGTTTTACAAAATCTTGGAAAGTGATCTTGAACTCGCTAGAGAAGATGAAACATTCCTTGAACTGGTTATTGAGTATATACTCAGAAAATCTGACGCCAAGTCAAAAGACTCAGAAGAGTTCAAAAGATTTACAAAAGAACTAAAGGAGTACGCAAAAAGAGTGTTCGCTACTTCAAGTATATCTGAAAGACCATCCAACCCATTTGACCTGATACTAACCGTTGGATTTACAAAACGAGGAGATAAGCGAGGTGGGAATTAA
- the cmr1 gene encoding type III-B CRISPR module RAMP protein Cmr1 produces MIYAQVKCKVVTPIISRKDPQTGEFDLTGQSIKGVLHFWFRAVAPRIINIYRLNEDNKPKSPKENKELYELYKTYEKEKYAGLKLLENEIFGSQKKKAPFGVWVEYNKDDLRIYNSNKNKNRNNTDENKNRKNTDENNGSIKSNGAFTYALYGIERAEYLDVDSLFTLHFTFENKNIENVISSLLKLTSLVGGIGAKTTKGFGRFEIIQNEEEKSNKSVKERIEDVLNEAELSIKEFIESKEILNTQKKLKDILIYATQTELLDFPNLCKGSYLLKDTKIKAADLSSVISKIYEKQKYTESYSIGWYRQLKYVIRHNGELKKSKDSLIKLAEVLKGRSKEPVEIPVAFLGLPLQYSFGNVSVKINQDAGEKKEDIRITRKPSCLRILLFRDRDGKYFVNALLLKSHVSPRIEKGKGYKLSIAPTKSKKENNEKPEKKEAYLSADWEKLSEFITKFEK; encoded by the coding sequence ATGATTTACGCACAGGTAAAGTGTAAAGTTGTAACTCCGATAATTTCGCGAAAAGACCCACAAACTGGAGAATTCGACCTAACAGGGCAAAGTATTAAAGGTGTTCTACATTTTTGGTTTCGAGCAGTAGCACCAAGGATTATAAATATCTACCGTCTCAACGAGGATAATAAACCGAAATCTCCAAAAGAAAACAAAGAACTATATGAACTTTACAAAACGTATGAAAAAGAAAAATATGCTGGACTGAAACTACTTGAAAACGAAATATTTGGTTCCCAGAAGAAGAAAGCACCATTCGGAGTTTGGGTGGAATATAACAAAGATGATTTAAGAATATATAATTCTAATAAGAATAAGAATAGGAATAACACAGACGAAAATAAGAATAGGAAAAACACGGACGAAAACAATGGCAGCATAAAAAGTAATGGTGCTTTTACATATGCATTGTATGGAATTGAAAGAGCAGAATATCTTGATGTAGATAGTTTGTTTACGTTGCACTTTACATTTGAAAATAAAAATATTGAAAATGTCATATCATCTCTACTAAAACTTACGAGCTTAGTAGGCGGAATTGGAGCAAAAACAACAAAAGGATTTGGAAGGTTTGAAATTATCCAAAATGAGGAGGAAAAATCGAACAAAAGTGTTAAAGAGAGGATTGAGGACGTTCTAAATGAAGCCGAACTTTCTATTAAAGAATTCATAGAAAGCAAAGAAATTTTAAATACCCAAAAGAAATTGAAAGACATATTAATTTACGCTACCCAAACTGAACTTTTAGATTTTCCAAATCTTTGTAAAGGTTCATACCTCTTAAAAGACACTAAAATTAAAGCGGCTGACCTATCGAGTGTAATTTCAAAGATTTACGAAAAGCAAAAGTACACAGAAAGTTATTCAATAGGATGGTACAGACAGTTAAAGTACGTGATTCGACACAATGGAGAATTAAAGAAAAGCAAGGACAGTCTTATTAAACTCGCTGAGGTATTAAAAGGTAGGAGTAAAGAGCCAGTTGAAATTCCTGTAGCATTTTTAGGTTTACCACTTCAATACTCTTTTGGTAATGTTTCTGTAAAAATAAATCAAGATGCAGGCGAGAAAAAAGAAGATATACGGATTACGAGAAAACCAAGTTGCCTGAGAATATTACTATTCAGAGATAGGGATGGAAAATACTTTGTGAATGCTCTTCTGCTAAAGAGTCATGTTTCTCCGAGAATTGAAAAGGGAAAAGGATATAAATTAAGCATTGCCCCCACTAAGTCAAAAAAAGAAAATAACGAGAAACCTGAAAAGAAAGAAGCTTACTTATCAGCTGACTGGGAAAAGTTGTCTGAATTTATCACAAAATTCGAGAAGTAA